In the genome of Delphinus delphis chromosome 15, mDelDel1.2, whole genome shotgun sequence, one region contains:
- the PMS2 gene encoding mismatch repair endonuclease PMS2 isoform X2: MEQADVPSSELAKAIKPIDRKSVHQICSGQVVLSLSTAVKELVENSVDASATNIELRLKDYGAELIEVSDNGCGVEEENFEGLTLKHHTSKIQEFADLTQVETFGFRGEALSSLCALSDVTISTCHTSAKVGTRLVFDHNGKILQKTPYPRPRGTTVSVQQLFYTLPVRHKEFQRNIKKEFSKMVQVLHAYCIISAGVRVSCTNQVGQGKRQPVVCTSGGSSMKENIGSVFGQKQLQSLIPFVQLPPSDTVREEYGLSSSQALQNLFCISGFISHCAHGVGRSSTDRQFFFINRRPCDPAKVSRLVNEIYHMYNRHQYPFVVLNISVDLECVDINVTPDKRQILLQEEKLLLAVLKTSLIGMFDNDVNKLNVSQQPLFDVEGHLIKRHSAEVEKPVPEKQDDPAPLRTRGEEKRAVTISRLREAFSLRHTVENKSRGPKATDPRRISPRQKSSTPLPSASRPLCSWKHISEPREEGVPSTQGPCDPMGRVDTEEGWGHSSASAGSEEGSSTPKTGSQPSSDHVASSPKDGFSQENVESLEKLPETDDRLSGTNCHLDHEESSSRARVSLQPTQLSSPNAKRFRKEGVPLNPDVPPESMKTQNASAPEVDVAVEINKKIVPLDFSMSSLAKRIKQLCQQEQQQEGGQNYRKFRAKICPGENQAAEDELRKEISKTMFAEMEIIGQFNLGFIITKLNADIFIVDQHATDEKYNFEMLQQHTVLQGQRLIAAGHSKS, encoded by the exons TTCAGAACTTGCTAAGGCCATCAAACCTATCGATCGGAAGTCAGTCCATCAGATTTGTTCTGGGCAAGTGGTTCTTAGTCTAAGCACTGCTGTGAAGGAGTTGGTGGAAAATAGTGTGGATGCCAGTGCCACTAACATTG agctcaggcttaaaGACTATGGGGCGGAGCTCATTGAAGTTTCAGACAATGGATGCGGGGTAGAAGAAGAAAACTTTGAAGGCTTAA ctctgaAGCATCACACTTCTAAGATTCAGGAGTTTGCTGACCTCACTCAGGTTGAAACTTTTGGCTTTCGGGGGGAAGCTCTGAGCTCACTCTGTGCACTGAG TGATGTAACTATTTCTACCTGCCACACATCTGCGAAGGTTGGGACTCGACTGGTGTTTGATCACAATggaaaaatcctccagaaaaccCCCTACCCACGACCCAGAGGGACGACAGTCAGCGTGCAGCAGTTATTTTATACGCTACCTGTGCGCCATAAGGAGTTTCAAAGGAATATTAAAAAG GAGTTCTCCAAAATGGTCCAGGTCTTACACGCCTACTGTATCATTTCAGCGGGCGTCCGTGTAAGTTGCACCAATCAGGTTGGACAGGGTAAGAGGCAGCCTGTGGTGTGCACCAGTGGAGGCTCCAGCATGAAGGAAAATATCGGATCTGTATTTGGGCAGAAACAG TTGCAAAGCCTCATCCCTTTTGTGCAGCTGCCCCCTAGTGACACTGTCCGTGAAGAATACGGGCTGAGCTCTTCCCAGGCTCTGCAGAACCTGTTTTG TATCTCAGGTTTTATTTCTCACTGTGCTCACGGCGTGGGAAGAAGTTCAACGGACAGACAGTTTTTCTTTATCAATCGGCGGCCTTGTGACCCAGCAAAG GTTTCCAGACTTGTGAATGAGATCTATCACATGTATAACCGGCATCAGTATCCATTTGTTGTTCTTAACATTTCTGTTGATTTGG AATGTGTCGACATCAACGTTACTCCAGATAAAAGGCAAATTTTACTACAGGAGGAGAAGCTTTTGTTGGCAGTTTTAAAGACGTCTTTGATAGGAATGTTCGATAATGATGTTAACAAGCTCAACGTCAGTCAGCAGCCGCTGTTTGACGTCGAAG GTCACTTAATAAAAAGGCATTCGGCAGAGGTGGAGAAGCCCGTGCCAGAGAAGCAGGATGATCCCGCCCCATTAAGGACTCGCGGGGAAGAGAAAAGGGCAGTGACCATTTCCAGACTGAGAGAGGCCTTTTCCCTTCGTCACACAGTGGAGAACAAGTCTCGGGGTCCGAAGGCCACCGACCCAAGACGGATTTCTCCACGACAGAAAAGCAGCACCCCACTTCCTAGCGCTTCAAGGCCCCTCTGCTCCTGGAAGCACATCTCTGAACCTCGGGAGGAAGGGGTGCCTTCCACTCAGGGGCCCTGTGACCCGATGGGCAGAGTGGACAcggaggagggctgggggcacAGCAGCGCATCTGCCGGCTCTGAGGAGGGGTCCAGCACCCCAAAAACGGGCAGCCAGCCCAGCAGTGACCATGTGGCAAGCTCCCCCAAAGATGGGTTTTCGCAAGAAAATGTGGAGTCTTTGGAGAAGTTACCTGAAACGGACGATCGTCTTTCGGGCACGAATTGCCACTTAGACCACGAAGAAAGCAGCTCCCGAGCTAGAGTTTCGCTGCAGCCAACTCAGCTCTCATCCCCAAACGCAAAGCGTTTTAGAAAAGAAGGGGTTCCTTTAAATCCCGATGTCCCTCCAGAGTCCATGAAAACTCAGAACGCTTCAGCGCCCGAGGTGGATGTAGCTGTTGAAATTAACAAGAAAATAGTGCCCCTTGACTTTTCTATGAGCTCTTTAGCCAAACGAATAAAGCAGTTATGTCAGCAAGAACAGCAACAAGAAGGTGGACAAAATTATAGGAAGTTTCGGGCAAAGATTTGCCCTGGAGAAAATCAAGCAGCAGAAGATGAACTAAGAAAAGAGATAAG CAAAACGATGtttgcagaaatggaaatcaTTGGTCAGTTTAACTTGGGATTTATCATCACCAAACTGAACGCAGATATTTTCATAGTGGACCAGCATGCCACGGATGAGAAATACAACTTCGAGATGCTTCAGCAGCACACTGTCCTCCAGGGTCAAAGGCTTATAGC